In Artemia franciscana chromosome 4, ASM3288406v1, whole genome shotgun sequence, a single window of DNA contains:
- the LOC136025723 gene encoding myb-binding protein 1A-like protein has translation MKKSKKRKSEVNEEEPAWVEVLTDLLLFMLGQEKSSLRNLCNVVWKLLIPHLTENAIKSVLDVLHFTSEDGKVYVLPDKKKDGNVGEEEEESSEDDEEDLADEEIDEDEDAGGNDALIKLKLDLQKALGDNAALMDQESIDLDEVSDDVMQEMGSALGMAFKAHIATKPNKKPTKAEAKNTLARLHFKIR, from the exons atgaagaagagcAAAAAGAGGAAATCGGAAGTGAATGAAGAGGAGCCTGCCTGGGTGGAGGTTCTCACTGATTTGCTGCTATTCATGTTAGGTCAAGAAAAATctagtcttagaaatttgtgtAACGTCGTCTGGAAGTTGCTGATCCCCCATTTGACAGAAAATGCTATTAAATCAGTCTTAGAT GTATTACATTTTACGTCAGAAGATGGAAAAGTATACGTACTTCCTGATAAGAAAAAAGATGGTAATGTCGGTGAAGAAGAAGAGGAAAGTAGTGAAGACGACGAAGAAGACCTTGCCGATGAAGAGATTGATGAAGACGAAGACGCTGGCGGAAATGATGCTctaattaagttgaaactagaTTTGCAAAAGGCCTTGGGTGACAACGCAGCTCTTATGGATCAG gaATCTATTGACTTGGATGAAGTGAGTGATGATGTGATGCAAGAGATGGGTAGTGCCTTAGGAATGGCTTTTAAAGCTCATATTGCTACAAAACCAAATAAGAAGCCTACGAAAGCGGAAgcaaaaaacactttagcaagATTACATTTCAAAATTAggtaa